A genome region from Conger conger chromosome 16, fConCon1.1, whole genome shotgun sequence includes the following:
- the nlk1 gene encoding nemo-like kinase, type 1, with protein MAFHSASRQSVCGNVFPGSEIGHKYFGVNTSAGATSTGLGATPNSSGPTAPAGTPRHPSALGGSTGGGAAVPQPHSNPASEVPSPAEMEPDRPIGYGAFGVVWSVTDPRDGRKVALKKMPNVFQNLVSCKRVFRELRMLCFFKHDNVLSALDILQPPQIDCFEEIYVITELMQSDLHKVIVSPQPLTTDHIKVFLYQILRGLKYLHSAGILHRDIKPGNLLVNSNCLLKICDFGLARVEEPDPSRHMTQEVVTQYYRAPEVLMGSRHYGSAIDVWSVGCIFAELLGRRILFQAQSPIQQLDLITDLLGTPSLSAMASACEGARAHILRGPHKPPSLSVLYMLSDGATHEAVHLLCRMLVFDPVKRISGSDALSHPYLEEGRLRYHTCMCQCCYSVSSGRVYTRDFEPPAECPFSHSYEQSLLSVWQGKELIHRFITEHQQGKRVPLCINPQSAAFKTFIRSTAWHSSKVSRKEER; from the exons ATGGCATTCCACAGTGCGAGTAGGCAGTCTGTGTGCGGTAACGTTTTTCCAGGATCTGAGATAGGCCATAAGTATTTCGGTGTAAACACTTCTGCTGGCGCCACCTCCACCGGCCTCGGTGCCACACCGAACTCGAGTGGGCCTACAGCACCGGCAGGAACCCCCCGCCACCCGTCTGCGCTTGGTGGAAGCACCGGCGGGGGAGCTGCGGTTCCACAGCCCCATAGCAACCCCGCCAGCGAGGTACCGAGTCCCGCGGAAATGGAACCTGATCGGCCAATTGGCTATGGAGCTTTTGGTGTGGTTTG gtctgTGACAGATCCCAGAGATGGAAGGAAGGTGGCTTTGAAGAAGATGCCCAATGTCTTCCAGAACCTGGTCTCCTGCAAGAGGGTCTTCAGGGAACTTCGAATGCTGTGCTTCTTCAAACATGACAAT GTGCTGTCTGCCCTGGACATCCTGCAGCCACCGCAGATCGACTGCTTCGAAGAGAT ATATGTGATCACGGAGCTGATGCAGAGCGACCTCCACAAAGTAATCGTGTCTCCTCAGCCCCTCACTACCGACCACATCAAGGTCTTTCTGTACCAGATCCTCAGAG GGCTGAAGTACCTGCACTCTGCTGGCATTCTGCACAGAGACATTAAGCCAGGGAACCTCCTCGTCAACAGCAACTGCCTGCTGAAG ATCTGCGATTTTGGGCTGGCCCGGGTGGAGGAGCCAGACCCCTCTCGCCATATGACCCAGGAGGTGGTGACCCAGTACTACCGCGCCCCCGAGGTTCTGATGGGCAGCCGCCACTACGGCTCGGCCATCGACGTGTGGTCTGTGGGCTGCATCTTCGCTGAGCTGCTGGGCCGCAGGATTCTGTTCCAGGCGCAGAGCCCCATCCAGCAG CTGGACCTCATCACAGACCTGCTGGGgaccccatctctctctgccaTGGCCTCGGCCTGCGAGGGCGCCCGCGCACACATCCTGAGGGGCCCCCACAAACCG CCCTCGCTGTCTGTTCTGTACATGCTGTCTGACGGGGCCACTCACGAAGCTGTGCACCTGCTGTGCCGGATGCTGGTCTTTGATCCC GTGAAGAGGATCTCTGGGAGCGATGCTCTCTCGCACCCGTACCTGGAGGAGGGCCGGCTGCGCTACCACACCTGCATGTGCCAGTGCTGCTACTCCGTGTCCAGCGGGCGGGTGTACACCCGCGACTTTGAGCCTCCGGCCGAGTGCCCCTTCAGCCACAGCTACGAGCAGAGCCTGCTGTCAGTGTGGCAGGGCAAAG aaCTCATTCACCGCTTCATCACGGAGCACCAGCAGGGCAAACGCGTGCCACTGTGCATCAACCCGCAGAGCGCCGCCTTCAAGACCTTCATCAG GTCCACTGCTTGGCATTCCTCCAAAGTGTCTCGGAAAGAGGAGAGATGA